From one Fodinicurvata sp. EGI_FJ10296 genomic stretch:
- a CDS encoding acetamidase/formamidase family protein, with the protein MADADWFRTSIMARQGVAGGVPGRRHELTDAVQAGTYHYVYGPYAEPVLEIDPGDVVSVETVDAFEGKLKTEQDRPSEKLKMPFLNPQSGPIRVTGAEKGDVLAVHIHAIAPRGPQPRGTTALVPEFGGLTGTTATALLNAPLPERVKKVNVDENGVYWSDRITLPYEPFLGTIGVSPEIEAITSLQPDYYGGNMDLPDVAPGAIIYLPVHHAGAFLYLGDGHAIQGDGELCGVAIEQATTTTLHVDLIKGLDIAWPRLETKDFYMAIGSARPLEDAARIAYRELVRWAAADFGFDTMDAYMLLTQCGKARLGNMVDPKYTVGASVAKWIMHQGGDQASPAQ; encoded by the coding sequence ATGGCCGACGCTGACTGGTTCAGGACCTCGATCATGGCGCGGCAGGGTGTTGCCGGTGGCGTGCCGGGACGCCGCCATGAACTGACCGACGCCGTTCAGGCCGGCACGTATCACTATGTCTACGGCCCCTATGCCGAACCGGTGCTGGAGATCGATCCCGGCGATGTTGTTTCGGTCGAGACCGTCGACGCCTTCGAGGGCAAGCTGAAGACAGAGCAGGACCGCCCCAGCGAGAAGCTGAAGATGCCGTTCCTGAACCCGCAAAGCGGACCGATCCGCGTCACCGGCGCCGAGAAGGGCGATGTGCTCGCCGTCCATATACACGCCATCGCCCCGCGCGGCCCGCAGCCGCGTGGGACGACCGCGCTCGTTCCGGAATTCGGCGGGCTGACCGGAACGACGGCAACCGCATTGCTGAATGCACCGCTGCCCGAACGGGTGAAGAAGGTGAATGTCGACGAGAATGGCGTCTATTGGTCGGACCGGATCACGCTGCCTTACGAGCCGTTTCTGGGCACCATTGGCGTGTCGCCGGAAATCGAGGCCATCACCTCGCTCCAGCCGGACTATTATGGCGGCAACATGGATCTGCCGGATGTCGCCCCCGGCGCGATCATCTATCTGCCGGTCCATCATGCCGGCGCCTTCCTCTATCTTGGCGACGGCCACGCCATCCAGGGCGACGGCGAGCTGTGCGGTGTTGCGATCGAGCAGGCGACCACGACCACGCTGCATGTCGATCTGATCAAGGGTCTGGATATCGCCTGGCCGCGCCTGGAAACCAAAGACTTCTACATGGCGATCGGCAGTGCCCGCCCGCTGGAGGATGCGGCCCGTATCGCCTATCGCGAACTGGTGCGGTGGGCAGCGGCGGATTTCGGTTTCGACACGATGGACGCCTATATGTTGCTGACGCAATGCGGCAAGGCGCGGCTGGGCAACATGGTCGACCCGAAATATACCGTCGGCGCGTCAGTCGCCAAATGGATCATGCATCAGGGCGGCGATCAGGCCAGCCCGGCGCAGTAA
- a CDS encoding ABC transporter substrate-binding protein, protein MTYSLRSRTPSSGLRTMLGASLLAVPLVAAATLATPAVADDEESVLRIVPHADLRNIDPIWTTAYITRNHGYLVWDTLFALDENLEVQPQMVDTHEVSDDGLVYTFTLREGMTFHDGAPVTADDAVASLERWAARDGMGQKLMDFTDSIESVDDLTFTLTLSEPYGLVLESLGKISSNVPFIMPQRLAETDPNTQIEEVIGSGPFRFVEEEWQPGNRVVYERFEDYVPRDEPASYAAGGKVANVDRVEWHYIPDASTATQALLAGEVDYYEEPPVDLLPMLEQDSGINIELIDPLGSQGVIRPNFLHPPFDDVYARRALMMAVQQSDYMYAILGNPEYFEEFCGAYFMCGGPYETDVGSEPLEEKNLDEARALLEQSDYDGREVLILDPTDTPVAHGQALVTAQALREIGMNVRLVAMDWATMTSRRAVREAPEEGGWNIFPTWWLAVDQLNPISNISVSGSGDDAWFGWPENETIEQLRDDFARAEGFDAQMAVVEELQQELYDFVPYIPTGQYYQPTAYRDNVTGVMNTPVPFFWNIEVE, encoded by the coding sequence ATGACGTACAGTCTTCGCAGTCGGACTCCCTCGTCTGGCCTGAGAACCATGCTGGGCGCGAGTTTGCTTGCCGTTCCGCTGGTCGCGGCGGCCACGCTGGCGACACCCGCGGTGGCGGATGACGAGGAGTCCGTTCTGCGCATCGTGCCGCACGCCGATCTGCGCAACATCGACCCGATCTGGACGACGGCCTATATCACGCGCAATCACGGCTATCTCGTCTGGGACACGCTGTTCGCCCTGGACGAAAATCTCGAAGTGCAGCCGCAGATGGTCGACACCCACGAGGTGAGCGACGACGGTCTGGTCTATACCTTCACCCTGCGCGAAGGCATGACGTTCCACGACGGCGCGCCGGTGACCGCGGACGATGCGGTCGCGTCGCTGGAGCGCTGGGCGGCGCGCGACGGCATGGGCCAGAAGCTGATGGATTTCACGGACTCCATCGAATCCGTGGACGACCTGACATTCACGCTGACGCTGTCTGAACCGTATGGCCTGGTGCTGGAATCGCTGGGCAAGATCTCGTCGAACGTTCCGTTCATCATGCCGCAACGCCTGGCCGAGACGGACCCCAACACGCAGATCGAGGAGGTTATCGGCTCCGGCCCGTTCCGCTTCGTGGAGGAGGAATGGCAGCCGGGCAACCGGGTCGTCTACGAGCGTTTCGAGGACTATGTCCCGCGCGACGAACCCGCCAGTTATGCGGCCGGCGGCAAGGTTGCCAATGTCGACCGGGTCGAGTGGCATTACATCCCCGATGCGTCCACGGCGACCCAGGCGCTGCTGGCCGGCGAGGTCGATTATTACGAGGAACCGCCGGTCGATCTTCTGCCGATGCTGGAACAGGACTCGGGGATCAACATCGAGCTGATCGATCCTCTGGGATCGCAGGGCGTCATCCGGCCGAACTTCCTGCACCCGCCTTTCGATGACGTCTACGCCCGCCGCGCGCTGATGATGGCGGTTCAGCAAAGCGATTACATGTACGCCATCCTGGGCAATCCGGAATATTTCGAGGAATTCTGCGGTGCCTATTTCATGTGCGGCGGCCCGTACGAAACGGATGTCGGCAGCGAGCCGCTTGAGGAAAAGAACCTGGACGAGGCGCGCGCGCTGCTCGAACAGTCGGATTACGATGGCCGCGAGGTGCTGATCCTGGATCCGACCGACACTCCCGTGGCCCACGGTCAGGCGCTGGTCACGGCGCAGGCGCTGCGCGAAATCGGCATGAATGTACGGCTGGTCGCCATGGACTGGGCGACCATGACCTCGCGCCGGGCCGTTCGCGAGGCGCCGGAGGAGGGTGGCTGGAACATCTTCCCGACCTGGTGGCTGGCCGTCGATCAGCTGAACCCGATCAGCAACATCTCGGTTTCCGGTTCCGGCGACGATGCCTGGTTCGGCTGGCCCGAGAACGAAACGATCGAACAGCTTCGCGACGATTTCGCCCGGGCCGAGGGCTTCGACGCCCAGATGGCGGTCGTGGAAGAACTGCAGCAGGAACTGTACGACTTCGTCCCCTATATCCCGACCGGTCAGTACTATCAGCCGACAGCCTATCGGGATAACGTGACGGGCGTCATGAACACGCCGGTGCCGTTCTTCTGGAACATCGAAGTCGAATGA
- a CDS encoding acyclic terpene utilization AtuA family protein, whose amino-acid sequence MSEKRGIRMLAVSGCLGYGFTETAFDAGLQSGIDFIACDAGSMDPGPWYLGAGKPYVSEQALRRDLEIMLAGARRVGVPVIIGSAGGGGATPHVAILERLIREIAAERGLHFKLAVISSVPDRDLVAERLKQDRIRPLENVPPLTPETLDQTDVMVAMMGAEPLQAALRGGADVVLAGRCSDSALFAAIPLMQGYPAGPAWHLGKTIECGGAIVRPKIGQDCVIGHLDDDGFEVEPGHPDKRCTPESVAAHTLYENPSPYDFIEPSGVVDTRDATYTALDDRRVRVTGSQYNRAEKYTVKLEGVRCVGHRSIMIAGIRDSRLIEEIHSFCDAMNDRVVTEARNLGIADSDWTLTIRRYGLDGVLGPLEPRRSEPGHELGLVLDVVGRTEEIAASVLAKARYIGMHTEFKGRLSSSGNLAMPFSPSDISVGSAWEFSLWHAMELDDPCEIFPITFSEV is encoded by the coding sequence GTGAGCGAAAAACGCGGCATTCGAATGCTGGCCGTCTCAGGCTGCCTTGGATACGGTTTTACAGAAACGGCTTTTGACGCCGGATTGCAATCAGGCATCGATTTCATCGCCTGTGATGCCGGTTCCATGGACCCGGGTCCATGGTATCTCGGTGCCGGCAAGCCGTACGTCTCCGAACAGGCGCTGCGGCGCGATCTCGAGATCATGCTGGCAGGCGCGCGTCGCGTCGGCGTGCCGGTGATCATCGGATCGGCCGGCGGTGGCGGTGCGACACCCCATGTCGCCATTCTGGAGCGGCTGATCCGTGAAATCGCCGCCGAACGCGGCCTGCATTTCAAACTGGCGGTGATCTCATCGGTGCCGGATCGGGATCTCGTGGCCGAACGTTTGAAGCAGGATCGGATACGGCCTCTGGAGAACGTCCCGCCGTTGACGCCGGAGACGCTTGACCAAACGGATGTCATGGTCGCCATGATGGGTGCGGAGCCTCTGCAAGCCGCGCTTCGCGGTGGTGCGGATGTCGTTCTGGCCGGCCGGTGTTCCGACAGTGCGCTGTTCGCGGCAATACCGCTTATGCAGGGGTATCCCGCCGGCCCGGCCTGGCACCTGGGCAAGACCATCGAATGCGGCGGAGCGATCGTCCGGCCCAAGATCGGTCAGGATTGCGTTATCGGCCACCTGGACGACGACGGATTCGAGGTCGAGCCCGGGCACCCGGACAAGCGATGCACGCCGGAGAGCGTCGCCGCCCATACCTTGTACGAGAACCCCTCGCCATACGATTTCATCGAGCCGTCAGGCGTGGTCGATACCCGTGATGCCACCTATACCGCGCTGGACGACCGGCGGGTCCGGGTGACCGGGTCGCAGTACAATCGGGCGGAAAAATACACGGTCAAACTGGAAGGTGTGCGGTGTGTCGGCCACCGGTCGATCATGATTGCCGGCATTCGCGACAGCCGGCTGATCGAGGAAATTCACTCTTTCTGCGATGCCATGAACGACAGGGTGGTCACCGAAGCGCGCAATCTCGGCATCGCGGACTCCGACTGGACGCTAACGATCCGGCGCTACGGGCTGGACGGCGTCCTGGGCCCGTTGGAACCGCGGCGAAGCGAGCCGGGACACGAACTCGGTCTTGTGCTCGACGTGGTCGGCCGGACGGAGGAAATTGCCGCTTCCGTACTCGCAAAGGCCCGGTACATCGGGATGCATACGGAATTCAAGGGACGCCTTTCGAGTTCCGGCAATCTGGCGATGCCATTCTCTCCATCCGATATTTCCGTCGGGTCGGCCTGGGAATTCTCCCTCTGGCACGCGATGGAACTGGACGATCCCTGCGAAATTTTCCCCATCACCTTTTCGGAAGTGTGA
- a CDS encoding DUF4387 family protein, giving the protein MPRLKDVATTVRSKNAGAFLATIDVIFKDQTDFERFRNSDLFGAEKLETLLHCEKGAVAVIFYEKANAVKITFPRAASSGSLTDSDIYGAQYHALIMDLPL; this is encoded by the coding sequence ATGCCGCGCCTCAAGGATGTTGCCACGACGGTGCGATCGAAGAACGCGGGCGCTTTCCTCGCGACGATCGACGTCATTTTCAAGGACCAGACCGATTTCGAACGGTTCAGGAATAGCGATCTGTTCGGGGCCGAAAAGCTGGAAACCCTGCTCCACTGCGAAAAAGGGGCAGTGGCCGTCATCTTCTATGAAAAGGCGAACGCCGTTAAGATCACGTTCCCGCGTGCGGCTTCATCGGGATCGTTGACCGACAGCGACATCTATGGCGCCCAGTATCACGCGCTGATCATGGATCTGCCGCTTTGA
- a CDS encoding TRAP transporter permease, which translates to MISAKMQDWLRSLSPVRQGVIENTRRGWIIAAIAFAMAAYHLWTGYFGTPPAQWHRTVHVAFLLSLCFLIYPFRVPGRMLGTTIDAILLTVAIAACGYILWDFDAFVRRAGRFTTTDLVAGGAIMVVVIEATRRAVGMIIPMLAMLGLLFTYFGQSMPGTFAHRGFSIDQIISFQALQLEGVFGTPIAVMSTYIVLFILFAAFLEVSRIGEFLTDLAFATTRRTRGGPAKATVLASAFVGSISGSGVANVATTGTFTIPLMKRAGYKPHMAGALEAAASNGGQIMPPVMAAAAFLMSENTGIPYVSIIGHATIPAALYFLSVLAAVHFIAVRDNLGIHAGDKTESALALLIRKGVLLSPIALLLTLLISGYTPMYACFAAIVMLIPVSWLKREHRLTPGRVVAAMIRGARQSVQIGVTCACAGIVIGAFTQTGVGFRFSSMIVNFSGGYLLFGLMIAMVTCIILGMGMPTSAAYILIASLGASALIDLGASQISAHMFILYFAVMSAITPPVALAAYAAAAIAGSGAQRTAVTACKLAIVAFIVPYMFVFHEELLFIGSAGGVAWAVMTAAIGACLIAAATFGCLIRPMSAAERLAAFVAAGALLYPGLATDMIGLTVGGGVVAWQYWRSSREAPSPVPQSNAP; encoded by the coding sequence ATGATTTCGGCAAAAATGCAGGACTGGCTCCGATCGTTGTCGCCCGTTCGTCAAGGCGTGATCGAGAATACGCGGCGCGGCTGGATTATCGCAGCGATCGCTTTCGCCATGGCGGCCTATCACCTGTGGACCGGATATTTCGGCACGCCGCCGGCACAGTGGCACCGGACCGTTCATGTGGCGTTTCTGCTGTCGCTCTGCTTCCTGATCTATCCGTTTCGGGTGCCCGGCCGGATGCTGGGCACGACGATCGACGCCATACTGCTGACGGTGGCGATCGCCGCGTGCGGCTATATCCTGTGGGATTTCGATGCCTTCGTCCGACGGGCCGGCCGCTTTACGACGACCGACCTGGTTGCGGGCGGCGCTATCATGGTGGTGGTCATCGAGGCGACACGGCGTGCGGTCGGAATGATCATCCCGATGCTGGCCATGCTGGGTCTGCTGTTCACCTATTTCGGTCAGTCGATGCCGGGGACCTTTGCCCATCGCGGTTTTTCCATCGACCAGATCATTTCCTTTCAGGCGCTCCAGCTCGAAGGCGTATTCGGAACGCCGATTGCGGTGATGTCGACCTATATTGTCCTGTTCATCCTGTTCGCGGCCTTTCTCGAAGTCTCGCGGATCGGCGAATTCCTGACCGATCTTGCCTTTGCCACGACGCGCAGGACGCGCGGTGGTCCGGCGAAGGCGACGGTCCTTGCAAGTGCCTTTGTCGGATCCATCTCAGGCAGCGGCGTCGCCAATGTGGCGACGACGGGCACGTTTACCATTCCGTTGATGAAACGCGCCGGCTACAAGCCCCACATGGCGGGCGCGCTAGAGGCAGCGGCGTCGAATGGCGGGCAGATCATGCCCCCGGTCATGGCGGCTGCGGCATTTCTGATGTCGGAAAATACGGGCATTCCCTATGTCTCGATCATCGGCCATGCCACGATTCCGGCGGCACTGTATTTTCTGTCCGTACTCGCTGCCGTGCATTTCATTGCCGTGCGCGACAATCTGGGCATCCATGCCGGCGACAAGACCGAGAGCGCATTGGCGCTGCTGATCCGCAAAGGCGTTCTGCTGTCGCCGATCGCGCTGCTGCTGACCTTGCTGATTTCCGGCTATACCCCGATGTACGCCTGTTTCGCCGCCATCGTCATGCTGATACCGGTTTCGTGGCTGAAGCGCGAGCACAGACTGACGCCCGGCCGCGTCGTTGCCGCCATGATCCGGGGCGCACGCCAATCCGTTCAGATCGGCGTCACCTGCGCCTGCGCAGGGATCGTCATAGGCGCGTTCACGCAAACCGGCGTCGGTTTTCGTTTTTCCAGCATGATCGTCAATTTCAGCGGTGGATATCTTCTCTTCGGTCTCATGATCGCAATGGTTACTTGCATCATACTGGGAATGGGCATGCCGACCTCCGCGGCCTATATTCTCATCGCGTCGCTGGGCGCGTCGGCCCTGATCGATCTGGGCGCCAGCCAGATCTCGGCCCATATGTTCATCCTGTATTTCGCCGTCATGTCGGCCATCACGCCGCCGGTCGCGCTGGCGGCGTATGCGGCTGCGGCGATCGCGGGGTCGGGCGCTCAGCGAACGGCTGTGACCGCGTGCAAACTGGCGATCGTGGCATTCATCGTCCCGTACATGTTCGTCTTTCACGAAGAGCTGCTGTTCATCGGCAGCGCCGGCGGCGTGGCATGGGCCGTCATGACGGCGGCGATCGGCGCCTGCCTGATTGCCGCGGCGACTTTCGGATGCCTGATCCGGCCGATGAGTGCAGCCGAGCGACTGGCCGCCTTTGTCGCCGCCGGGGCCTTGCTCTATCCGGGCCTTGCGACGGACATGATCGGTCTTACTGTCGGAGGGGGTGTCGTCGCCTGGCAGTATTGGCGTTCAAGCCGCGAGGCTCCCAGTCCAGTTCCACAAAGCAATGCCCCATAG
- a CDS encoding cupin domain-containing protein, whose protein sequence is MNRASRAESRDTGEDEGVVEGPVGEANPPDAIDIGTRLKHARRVRGLSLKEVASSAGCSEGYLSKIENNKGAPSLTMLHRIVRVLGINLGSLFENADKPPDAVLRQGRRPVVDLDPLRRGDGLKLERIVPYSERHLLQCNIHIIEPGGGSDGQIQHEGEEVGYVLSGRIELHLDTETHILTPGDAFYFPSVRLHGYRNIGDDEARILWVNTPPTF, encoded by the coding sequence ATGAACCGCGCTTCAAGGGCCGAAAGCCGGGATACCGGGGAGGATGAAGGGGTCGTCGAGGGGCCGGTGGGCGAAGCGAATCCGCCCGACGCCATCGATATCGGAACACGGCTGAAGCATGCGCGCCGGGTGCGTGGATTGAGCCTCAAGGAGGTTGCATCCAGCGCTGGCTGTTCGGAAGGCTATCTGTCGAAGATCGAGAACAACAAGGGCGCACCGTCCCTGACCATGCTCCACCGCATCGTCCGGGTACTCGGCATCAATCTGGGATCATTGTTCGAGAACGCCGACAAGCCGCCGGATGCCGTGCTGCGCCAGGGCCGCCGGCCAGTGGTCGATCTCGACCCGCTGCGCCGGGGCGACGGCCTGAAGCTGGAACGCATCGTGCCCTATTCGGAACGGCACCTGCTCCAGTGCAATATTCATATCATCGAACCCGGCGGCGGCAGCGACGGCCAGATCCAGCACGAGGGCGAGGAGGTCGGCTATGTCCTGTCAGGCCGGATCGAACTGCACCTCGACACCGAAACCCATATCCTGACGCCGGGCGACGCGTTCTATTTCCCGTCGGTGCGGCTGCACGGATACCGCAACATCGGCGACGACGAAGCCCGCATCCTGTGGGTCAACACACCGCCGACGTTCTGA
- a CDS encoding amidase: MTAGTGDAEKLLDGSMADAALRLRAGNISARAITEAALARAEKITASHNAFLQIWTNRALARADALDALPADRRGPLHGIPMAHKDCFVIDGYTPTVGSIVDLPRTARGTASAIERLEAAGSITIGTLHLSEMVAGPTGQNPHFGDCLNAWNPDYISGGSSSGSAVAVASGVVFASLGSDTGGSIRLPASANGCVGLKPTYGLAPADLTFPRAQSLDCVGPLTRNAQDAMTVTSVIAGSAVDERDAASGRLLMPTATRIGVIAPSLLGDLDAPIADAWGRSIALLGERLTIRENVDLPHLALTYALGDAISKVEAATLHARSMARSPQSYSKAVYTRTEPGFLIPAQRYAEALTLRGRILRNVIETAFAKADVLVCPTIPVEIPNRVDADMERGDAVFEVVAKITRLTRPFSYLGLPVASIPIGVDGHGLPIGMQIVGKPHAERRILAVARWLMSAAGAESAQTIFQLQDRR, from the coding sequence GTGACGGCGGGCACCGGCGACGCTGAAAAGCTGCTGGATGGCTCGATGGCCGACGCGGCTTTGCGCTTGAGAGCGGGAAATATCTCTGCGCGGGCCATAACGGAAGCCGCTTTGGCACGGGCCGAGAAGATCACGGCATCGCATAACGCGTTTCTTCAGATATGGACGAACCGCGCCCTTGCCAGGGCCGACGCGCTCGACGCGCTTCCCGCCGATCGACGCGGGCCGCTGCATGGCATTCCCATGGCACACAAGGACTGCTTTGTCATCGACGGCTACACGCCGACCGTTGGATCCATCGTCGACCTGCCGCGCACGGCCCGTGGGACGGCGTCGGCGATCGAACGGCTGGAAGCGGCGGGAAGCATCACGATCGGCACGCTGCATCTCAGCGAAATGGTGGCGGGCCCGACGGGACAGAATCCGCATTTCGGCGATTGCCTGAATGCCTGGAATCCCGATTACATTTCCGGCGGCTCATCGTCCGGTTCAGCCGTGGCGGTGGCGTCCGGTGTGGTGTTTGCCAGTCTCGGCTCTGATACGGGCGGTTCGATAAGGCTGCCGGCTTCGGCGAATGGGTGCGTCGGGCTGAAGCCGACATACGGCCTGGCGCCTGCGGACCTGACGTTTCCGCGCGCTCAAAGCCTGGATTGCGTGGGGCCGCTGACACGCAATGCGCAGGATGCGATGACTGTGACATCCGTCATCGCGGGATCGGCCGTCGATGAGCGCGATGCGGCCAGCGGCAGGTTGCTGATGCCGACCGCGACCCGGATCGGTGTTATCGCCCCAAGCCTTCTGGGCGATCTGGATGCCCCGATTGCCGACGCATGGGGCCGGTCGATCGCGCTGCTGGGCGAGCGTCTGACAATCCGCGAAAACGTCGACCTGCCACATCTTGCGCTGACCTATGCGCTGGGCGATGCAATATCCAAGGTGGAGGCGGCAACGCTGCACGCCAGAAGCATGGCGCGGTCGCCGCAGTCCTACAGCAAGGCCGTCTATACGCGCACCGAACCGGGATTTCTGATCCCGGCGCAGCGCTATGCCGAGGCGTTGACACTTCGCGGCCGCATCTTGAGGAACGTGATCGAAACCGCGTTCGCCAAAGCCGATGTTCTCGTCTGCCCCACGATTCCCGTCGAAATTCCGAACCGTGTCGACGCCGATATGGAGCGCGGCGATGCCGTGTTCGAGGTCGTTGCCAAAATCACCCGGCTGACAAGACCTTTCAGCTATCTCGGCCTGCCGGTTGCGTCGATCCCCATCGGCGTCGACGGGCACGGTCTGCCCATCGGGATGCAGATCGTCGGCAAACCCCATGCCGAGCGGCGGATTCTCGCCGTCGCTCGCTGGCTGATGTCCGCCGCGGGGGCGGAATCGGCCCAAACAATCTTTCAACTTCAGGACAGGAGGTAA
- a CDS encoding IclR family transcriptional regulator C-terminal domain-containing protein: MHSSSPADTSLRSIARATAILRTLASDPQADWRLSALADAVGLNERSTRRIAQALCAEGLVQVTPLGYSLGVQAWLMGEAATERHSLTTHGRDCLLRIAEVTGDVSILSVPFGRTARVVGREEGDHPILPMNLKVKVTRPLGCGAHSMALLAAMPDAAVERVIEEDEAARQSFPSFTKDRLRSLTATTRANGFAESAGDIVAGMSALAVAILDQSGRPIAALSCLAISERLTGKRREAALCSLVEQGDALATRIGGRRFAPIKAAKAASRNQ, translated from the coding sequence ATGCATTCGTCCTCTCCTGCCGATACGTCGCTGCGATCAATTGCCCGGGCTACGGCGATTCTCAGAACGCTCGCCAGCGATCCGCAGGCTGATTGGCGGTTGTCCGCCCTGGCAGATGCGGTCGGGCTAAATGAGCGTTCGACACGCCGCATCGCCCAGGCGCTGTGTGCCGAAGGGTTGGTCCAGGTGACGCCATTGGGATATTCGCTCGGTGTTCAGGCCTGGTTGATGGGCGAGGCGGCAACCGAGCGCCACTCCCTGACGACCCATGGCCGCGACTGTCTCCTGCGGATTGCCGAGGTAACCGGCGACGTTTCGATCCTGTCGGTGCCATTCGGCCGGACCGCCCGCGTGGTGGGGCGCGAGGAAGGCGACCATCCAATTCTGCCGATGAACCTGAAGGTAAAGGTGACACGGCCACTGGGTTGCGGCGCACATTCGATGGCGTTGCTGGCTGCCATGCCGGATGCGGCGGTCGAGCGCGTTATCGAGGAAGACGAGGCGGCGCGACAGTCGTTTCCTTCCTTCACCAAGGATCGATTGCGGTCGTTGACGGCGACCACCCGTGCAAACGGCTTTGCCGAAAGCGCCGGCGACATCGTGGCCGGCATGAGCGCCCTGGCAGTGGCCATCCTGGATCAGAGCGGCCGTCCGATCGCCGCGCTGAGCTGTCTGGCGATCAGCGAGCGCCTTACCGGCAAGCGCCGCGAGGCTGCATTGTGTTCACTTGTCGAACAGGGCGACGCCCTGGCGACCCGCATCGGCGGCCGGCGCTTCGCGCCCATCAAGGCCGCGAAAGCTGCTTCGAGGAATCAATGA
- a CDS encoding TAXI family TRAP transporter solute-binding subunit produces MNTKLLSTASAAVLLLGAGTAAAQTQFITITSGGTGGSWYPLAGAMAEVLNENLDGINVTATPGGSANNVRDVRDGTAEIGFVFATDPFAAWAGEAPFDEGSYDNVEVMFSMFPLYFQMGVPASSDIQAVEDLADARLSPGQVGFGGEILTQILLDAHGLSYDSIEAAGGQINYTSSGEAVNLIKDGHLDWHGSITFAPAAFFMDLASTQPIRLLPIADDKLEEITSAYPAYYVTELPGGLYEGQDEPVDVLTVATALIVNGDLDEDLVYDITRTLLENRDRLASVHASAEGITPETAMDGMENAPFHAGAERYFRETGLID; encoded by the coding sequence ATGAATACGAAACTGCTGAGCACGGCTTCTGCCGCCGTACTGTTGCTCGGTGCGGGCACCGCAGCCGCACAGACGCAATTCATCACGATCACCAGTGGCGGTACCGGCGGGTCGTGGTATCCGCTGGCAGGCGCGATGGCGGAAGTGCTGAACGAGAACCTGGACGGCATCAATGTCACCGCAACGCCGGGCGGATCGGCCAATAACGTTCGCGACGTCCGTGACGGCACCGCTGAGATCGGTTTCGTTTTCGCCACCGACCCGTTCGCCGCCTGGGCCGGCGAGGCGCCGTTCGACGAAGGGTCATACGACAATGTTGAAGTCATGTTCAGCATGTTCCCGCTGTACTTCCAGATGGGCGTGCCGGCTTCCAGCGACATACAGGCGGTCGAGGACCTTGCCGACGCGCGCCTTTCCCCCGGTCAGGTGGGCTTCGGCGGCGAAATCCTGACCCAGATCCTGCTCGACGCGCATGGCCTGTCTTATGACAGCATCGAAGCCGCTGGCGGGCAGATCAACTACACCTCGTCCGGCGAAGCGGTGAACCTGATCAAGGACGGCCATCTGGATTGGCACGGGTCGATCACCTTCGCACCGGCGGCGTTCTTCATGGATCTCGCCTCGACCCAGCCGATCAGGCTGTTGCCGATCGCCGACGACAAGTTGGAGGAAATCACCAGCGCCTATCCGGCCTATTATGTCACCGAACTGCCCGGCGGCCTCTACGAAGGCCAGGACGAGCCGGTCGACGTTCTGACGGTGGCGACGGCTTTGATCGTGAACGGCGATCTCGACGAAGATCTCGTTTACGACATCACCCGGACCTTGCTGGAAAATCGCGATCGGCTGGCTTCGGTCCATGCCTCGGCGGAAGGCATCACGCCGGAAACTGCCATGGACGGAATGGAAAATGCACCGTTCCATGCAGGCGCCGAGCGCTACTTCCGGGAAACCGGGCTGATCGACTGA